One Gloeocapsopsis sp. IPPAS B-1203 DNA window includes the following coding sequences:
- a CDS encoding TonB-dependent siderophore receptor, giving the protein MQSQQYRLIWIASAFSILIVSPSWASEAVETQNRQTLGRQAEIKQSMSFQEIPALNEIEQPARTLDEWRDQIAQTIIVPITGIRLSMTDVGVEIILETADGQLSEPSTSIVDNTLIAEISNAVIELPDGDEFQQTNPVEGIALISVTGLPENRIRVAITGTNTAPTVTVREEVQRLVLSVVPGSEVAEESEETIQVVVTAQQEQGYQVDRATTATRSETPLLDVPRSVQVVPQQVIEDQRVTTVGDALRNVSGIAQDSTPLSIFSDFIRVRGFTIGRDYFTNGIRNEFTGYNLGQETANIERIEVLKGPSSVLYGQGAPGGVINILTKQPLTEPYYAFDFTAGSFNSYRPTIDFSNSLNDARTILYRLNVAYQNSGTFVDDIDLERFFIAPVVSFQLGSATNLTVEGQYLEFSGLLFSGLPAEGTVLSNPLGEVSRSQPLDNYPGLDNRDRSVGNIGYRLEHDFSENWSIRNAFRYEFLDTNEEEVFLNDLLEDNRTVTRGSFRSVGHDENYVFQTDVTGRFATGSLAHNLVIGTEFRRVTTAGELFNADVPPIDIFNSNDADSPPLDFIQTGDGQTFQNIFGFYAQDLISIGNQWKILLGGRLDVVDQTVNNFLTGEDYKQQDTAFSPQVGVVYRVAEPVSLFTSYSRSFAPSSADFRNADGSTFEPTRGEQFEAGIRTEFIQNRLIATLTAYHLTKQNVVTDDPNRPGFSIQIGEERSQGIELDVIGEVLPGFNIIASYAYTDAEITRDNSGIEGNRPYNIPLHSGSLWLTYEFQQGALAGLGFGSGIFLMGNRQGDLDNSFELPSYMRTDATIFYRRPNWEVALNVKNLFDVDYFESSFSRTSVIPGAPFTILGTVSVRF; this is encoded by the coding sequence ATGCAAAGTCAACAGTATCGACTAATTTGGATCGCGAGTGCTTTTTCAATTCTCATCGTTTCTCCAAGCTGGGCAAGTGAAGCGGTGGAAACCCAGAACAGGCAAACATTAGGCAGACAAGCGGAAATTAAGCAATCAATGTCATTCCAGGAGATTCCGGCACTCAATGAGATTGAACAACCTGCAAGAACATTGGACGAATGGCGCGATCAAATTGCTCAAACCATAATTGTGCCAATTACGGGAATTCGGCTGAGTATGACCGATGTAGGCGTTGAAATTATCTTAGAAACCGCAGATGGACAATTGTCTGAACCATCAACTTCTATTGTAGACAATACCTTGATTGCAGAAATTTCTAATGCCGTGATAGAACTGCCCGATGGTGATGAGTTTCAGCAAACAAATCCAGTAGAGGGGATTGCATTAATCAGTGTTACAGGTTTACCAGAAAACCGAATTCGAGTCGCTATTACAGGTACAAATACTGCTCCAACCGTAACTGTGAGAGAAGAGGTGCAAAGATTAGTACTGAGTGTAGTTCCAGGATCAGAAGTTGCTGAAGAATCTGAAGAGACGATTCAGGTCGTAGTGACAGCACAGCAAGAACAAGGCTATCAAGTTGATCGTGCGACTACTGCGACGCGCAGCGAAACGCCACTCTTGGATGTTCCTCGATCGGTTCAGGTCGTACCGCAACAAGTGATTGAAGACCAGCGAGTTACAACAGTGGGAGATGCACTTCGCAATGTCAGCGGTATTGCCCAAGACTCTACTCCACTCAGTATCTTCAGTGATTTTATTCGGGTACGTGGATTTACGATTGGTCGCGATTACTTTACGAACGGTATCAGAAATGAATTTACTGGTTATAACCTTGGACAAGAAACTGCCAATATAGAACGCATCGAAGTCTTGAAAGGACCCTCTTCAGTCCTTTATGGTCAGGGTGCACCAGGTGGAGTCATCAATATCTTAACGAAACAACCATTAACTGAACCCTATTATGCATTTGATTTTACGGCAGGCAGTTTCAACTCCTACCGCCCCACCATTGACTTTTCCAATTCCCTAAATGACGCTCGCACGATTCTTTATCGTTTAAATGTTGCCTATCAAAACTCTGGAACTTTTGTAGACGACATCGATCTTGAAAGATTTTTTATTGCACCTGTAGTGAGTTTTCAGTTGGGTAGCGCAACCAACTTAACAGTAGAAGGTCAGTATCTCGAGTTTTCAGGATTACTCTTTTCAGGTTTACCCGCAGAAGGGACAGTCTTGTCTAATCCTCTCGGTGAGGTGTCGCGATCGCAGCCCTTAGATAACTATCCTGGATTAGACAATCGCGATCGCAGTGTCGGTAACATTGGCTATCGCTTGGAACATGACTTCAGTGAAAATTGGTCAATTCGGAATGCGTTTCGATATGAGTTTCTTGATACCAACGAGGAGGAGGTGTTTCTTAATGATTTATTAGAAGACAACCGAACTGTGACTCGCGGTTCATTTAGGTCAGTAGGACATGATGAGAACTATGTGTTTCAAACTGATGTCACAGGTCGTTTTGCAACAGGATCGCTCGCTCACAATCTAGTGATTGGCACAGAATTTCGTCGAGTCACTACTGCTGGCGAGCTTTTTAACGCGGATGTTCCGCCGATTGATATCTTTAATTCAAATGATGCGGACAGCCCGCCGCTAGACTTCATCCAAACAGGAGATGGTCAAACTTTTCAAAACATTTTTGGTTTCTATGCTCAAGATTTGATTTCTATTGGAAATCAATGGAAAATTCTCCTAGGCGGACGACTCGATGTGGTCGATCAAACTGTTAACAACTTTTTAACAGGAGAAGACTATAAACAGCAGGACACGGCTTTTAGTCCTCAAGTTGGAGTAGTCTATCGAGTGGCTGAACCAGTGTCTTTATTCACAAGCTATAGCCGTTCATTTGCTCCTTCGTCCGCAGATTTTAGAAATGCAGATGGCAGTACTTTTGAACCGACCCGTGGCGAACAATTTGAAGCAGGGATAAGAACAGAATTCATCCAAAATCGCTTAATTGCGACTCTTACTGCTTACCATCTAACAAAGCAAAATGTGGTCACTGACGATCCTAACCGTCCTGGATTCAGTATTCAAATTGGTGAAGAGCGTAGTCAAGGCATTGAACTAGATGTCATTGGCGAAGTTCTACCAGGGTTCAACATCATTGCTAGCTATGCCTACACAGATGCAGAAATTACACGCGATAATAGCGGAATTGAAGGTAATCGTCCTTATAATATCCCCCTACATAGTGGTAGTTTGTGGTTAACCTATGAATTTCAACAAGGTGCGCTGGCAGGATTAGGCTTCGGCAGCGGTATATTTTTGATGGGCAATCGACAAGGAGATCTCGATAACAGCTTTGAGTTACCTAGCTATATGCGAACAGATGCTACTATTTTTTATCGACGACCGAACTGGGAAGTAGCGTTAAATGTCAAGAACCTGTTTGATGTAGATTATTTTGAAAGCTCTTTCAGTCGAACATCTGTGATTCCAGGTGCACCGTTCACGATATTAGGAACAGTTTCAGTTCGATTTTAA
- a CDS encoding iron-siderophore ABC transporter substrate-binding protein → MAIQQRYQRVLKFFVLLNFAILTISACGISSYRELEAVSNNCRIIAHAMGDTCVPLNPQRVVVWGGTELDPVLALGVKPIAGTPNVLTYVKEKLPSEQWQGIEDISNPQGPNLERLLKLKPDLILGHKSRIEQVYPQLSKIAPTVLDGADDWKSTLRLFAEALGKTDKAQQVMDTYDARIKRFKAEMSNQLPFTISAIEVRADAFVLSTKDSFAMSVIQEAGLSLPPALTQYTWRTWTLSKERLYELESDALFLRSWGEVGKEQYKAQSQLEKLKTDPLWMQLQVVQQNKVYEVGDYFQGAGPITANFVLDDLFKHLITTQS, encoded by the coding sequence ATGGCAATTCAACAGCGTTATCAACGTGTCCTGAAATTTTTCGTTTTGTTAAACTTTGCCATTCTGACTATTTCTGCTTGCGGTATTTCTTCGTATCGGGAATTAGAAGCAGTTTCTAATAACTGCCGTATTATTGCACACGCGATGGGTGACACTTGTGTTCCCCTCAATCCTCAGCGAGTTGTCGTTTGGGGTGGTACAGAATTAGACCCTGTATTGGCGCTGGGAGTCAAACCGATCGCCGGAACGCCCAATGTTCTCACCTATGTAAAGGAAAAGTTACCATCTGAACAATGGCAAGGAATTGAAGATATCAGCAATCCGCAAGGACCGAATCTAGAACGGCTCTTAAAACTGAAACCTGATTTAATTTTGGGGCATAAATCAAGAATTGAACAAGTTTATCCCCAGTTGTCAAAAATTGCTCCGACGGTTCTGGATGGGGCAGACGACTGGAAGAGTACGTTAAGGTTATTTGCTGAGGCATTGGGTAAGACTGACAAAGCACAGCAAGTAATGGACACCTATGATGCGCGAATCAAGAGGTTTAAAGCTGAAATGAGCAATCAGTTGCCATTTACGATATCTGCCATTGAGGTACGTGCAGATGCGTTCGTTCTTAGCACAAAAGACTCTTTTGCAATGAGTGTCATTCAAGAAGCAGGATTATCCTTGCCTCCGGCTTTGACCCAATATACCTGGAGAACCTGGACATTAAGCAAAGAACGGCTTTATGAACTCGAAAGTGATGCACTGTTCTTAAGAAGTTGGGGTGAAGTTGGTAAAGAGCAGTACAAAGCACAATCTCAACTTGAAAAATTAAAAACTGATCCACTCTGGATGCAATTACAAGTTGTCCAGCAAAACAAAGTATATGAAGTAGGTGATTATTTTCAAGGTGCTGGACCAATTACGGCAAACTTTGTTCTTGATGACTTATTTAAGCATCTCATTACAACACAATCATGA
- a CDS encoding sucrase ferredoxin, protein MTQIDIIKECQICSEVSQANGEALIGSAGNYNHFLFVEMAEPWARNFVYEHPQLGAIYAMAEDLEQEQVNIRVMAIAPDYHHSNSNLTRVLHYQRPTGQFARFEKQEFLIPHEKIMSLAIALLKQLSELSQFDAYRQQTNHIRDMMLCTHGSYDLACGRFGYPLYRQLRSEYAANAESRFRVWRCSHLGPHNFAPLLVDFPEGRYWGHLKPEILPLLVQRNGSVAKLYPFYVGWAGISWAEQIAEREIWMQEGWDWVNDRKSGQTLAIDPSDEDYPDWAEVRIDFTSVNGHSGAYEARIEAKGTVKTMWTSGKDQPLWEVKQYHVSRLDKVVKSQILS, encoded by the coding sequence ATGACTCAAATTGACATTATTAAAGAATGCCAAATCTGCTCTGAAGTTTCTCAAGCTAATGGTGAAGCTTTGATCGGTTCAGCTGGCAACTACAATCATTTCCTCTTTGTGGAAATGGCAGAACCCTGGGCGAGAAATTTTGTCTATGAACATCCCCAGCTTGGTGCAATCTATGCAATGGCGGAAGATTTAGAACAAGAGCAAGTAAATATCAGAGTCATGGCGATCGCTCCTGATTACCATCATTCAAATTCCAATTTAACTCGTGTATTGCACTACCAACGCCCCACAGGGCAATTTGCCAGATTTGAGAAACAGGAATTTCTCATTCCTCATGAGAAGATAATGTCATTGGCGATCGCTCTTTTGAAACAACTCAGTGAGCTATCTCAGTTTGATGCTTATCGACAACAAACCAACCATATTCGAGACATGATGCTCTGTACGCATGGCAGCTACGATCTTGCCTGCGGTCGATTTGGCTACCCACTTTATCGCCAGTTGCGCTCTGAATATGCCGCTAATGCTGAGAGTAGATTTCGAGTCTGGCGATGCAGTCATCTTGGTCCACACAACTTTGCGCCTCTGCTCGTTGACTTTCCAGAAGGACGCTACTGGGGACATCTGAAACCTGAAATCTTACCGCTATTGGTACAGCGTAATGGTTCAGTTGCTAAACTTTATCCTTTCTACGTTGGCTGGGCTGGAATAAGTTGGGCTGAACAAATTGCTGAACGCGAGATCTGGATGCAAGAAGGCTGGGATTGGGTTAATGATCGCAAAAGTGGACAAACACTAGCGATCGACCCTTCAGACGAAGATTATCCTGATTGGGCAGAGGTTCGTATCGATTTTACCTCAGTTAATGGTCATTCTGGTGCGTACGAAGCCCGAATTGAAGCGAAAGGCACGGTTAAAACGATGTGGACTTCAGGAAAAGACCAACCGCTGTGGGAAGTGAAGCAGTATCATGTTAGCCGCTTAGATAAAGTCGTTAAGTCACAAATTCTGAGTTGA
- a CDS encoding ABC transporter ATP-binding protein, translating into MKNSVSIWQLLWRMILYTPRLYSADTILWLFIMGLPAIPGLLVREFFNTLTNDSQLNASPQTLVALLLATGLARILAIFTGRVTKTQHRFTMSSLLRHNLLAQLLQRPGAQPLSTNYEVATVSPGEVLSYFREDAAQVEDNVVGTNEILGEGVFALIALVILLSVNVWLTLFVFLPLVAIAIVIQRAETRIKRYRRASRQATQNVTGLIGEIFSSVQAIQVAGAEQPVLARFRQLNQQRQRLMVQDQVFTAILNSILQNLVSLGIGLILLVSALSRSAIEISVGDFALFVYYLSFVTEFISSLGSFLALSKQTKVSFERMGSLVQQDGVVTATHLVAPQALYLDDLWGQKPQLPLVMQPSRDEQSYLNELQAVNLTYFYPGTNRGVVDINLTIQRGSITVITGRIGAGKTTLLRVLLGLLPKQGGKIYWNGKLVTDPANFFVPPRSAYTPQVPQLFSGTLKENITLGWQQGNIEQAIALAAFDRDLATMPEGVETVIGTKGMRLSGGQLQRAAAARMFVHQPELLVFDDLSSALDIETEQLVWSRLFAASTQDTIAESTSTSQWQPTCLAVSHRHAVLRRADRVIVLAEGKVTAEGSFDEIKSYVGSPE; encoded by the coding sequence ATGAAAAACTCTGTTTCTATTTGGCAACTTCTCTGGCGGATGATTCTTTATACGCCAAGACTTTATTCAGCAGACACGATACTGTGGCTGTTTATCATGGGATTACCTGCAATTCCAGGTCTACTTGTCCGCGAGTTCTTTAATACTCTCACTAATGACTCACAACTCAACGCATCTCCTCAAACACTTGTTGCATTATTGTTAGCAACTGGGTTAGCAAGAATTCTCGCAATTTTTACAGGTCGCGTTACCAAAACTCAGCATCGGTTTACGATGAGTTCTCTGCTACGCCACAATCTTTTAGCACAGTTGCTGCAACGTCCTGGCGCACAACCTTTAAGTACCAATTACGAGGTTGCTACAGTATCTCCTGGAGAAGTATTGAGTTATTTCCGCGAAGATGCTGCCCAAGTTGAAGATAACGTCGTTGGGACTAATGAAATTTTAGGCGAAGGAGTTTTCGCACTGATCGCATTGGTGATTCTTTTAAGCGTCAATGTGTGGTTAACTTTGTTTGTGTTTTTGCCATTAGTCGCGATCGCCATTGTTATTCAACGCGCTGAAACCCGTATTAAACGCTATCGCCGTGCCAGTCGCCAAGCAACGCAAAACGTGACAGGATTAATTGGTGAAATCTTCAGTTCAGTGCAAGCAATTCAAGTTGCAGGTGCTGAACAACCTGTTCTAGCGCGGTTTCGGCAACTCAATCAACAACGGCAGCGCTTAATGGTGCAGGATCAAGTGTTTACTGCGATCCTGAATTCAATTTTACAGAATCTTGTCAGCCTCGGCATAGGGTTAATCTTGCTAGTGAGTGCGCTATCAAGGAGTGCCATAGAAATCAGTGTTGGAGACTTCGCGCTGTTTGTTTACTATCTGTCATTTGTCACTGAGTTTATCAGTTCTTTAGGAAGTTTTCTGGCACTATCCAAACAAACTAAAGTATCTTTTGAGCGCATGGGTTCATTGGTACAACAAGATGGTGTCGTTACTGCAACTCATCTCGTTGCACCTCAAGCATTGTATTTAGACGATCTCTGGGGACAAAAACCTCAGTTACCGTTAGTCATGCAACCATCCCGCGATGAGCAGAGTTATCTTAATGAGTTGCAGGCAGTTAATTTAACATACTTCTACCCTGGTACAAATCGGGGAGTTGTTGATATTAATTTAACAATACAACGCGGTAGTATTACTGTAATTACAGGTCGCATTGGTGCTGGCAAAACGACACTGCTACGCGTACTACTTGGGTTATTACCCAAACAAGGCGGCAAAATTTATTGGAATGGAAAGCTCGTTACAGACCCTGCTAATTTTTTTGTACCCCCTCGAAGTGCTTATACCCCGCAAGTTCCGCAATTATTTAGTGGTACTCTCAAAGAAAATATCACGCTGGGATGGCAACAAGGAAACATCGAACAAGCGATCGCTCTAGCAGCTTTTGATCGCGATCTTGCTACCATGCCTGAAGGGGTAGAAACTGTCATTGGAACCAAAGGAATGCGTCTTTCTGGAGGACAGTTACAACGTGCAGCAGCAGCACGGATGTTTGTTCATCAACCAGAATTACTTGTCTTTGACGATCTTTCCAGTGCGCTTGATATAGAAACTGAACAACTTGTCTGGTCGCGTCTCTTTGCTGCAAGTACTCAAGATACAATAGCAGAATCTACATCTACATCGCAGTGGCAACCCACTTGTCTTGCCGTTTCCCACCGTCATGCTGTCCTCCGCCGTGCTGATCGTGTTATTGTCCTTGCTGAAGGTAAAGTCACCGCCGAGGGAAGCTTTGATGAGATTAAGTCTTACGTTGGCAGTCCTGAATAA
- a CDS encoding Uma2 family endonuclease: MTSATSLNTDIDYPDSDGKPMAESDYQCPYVAYGTEILNIFFADQPQVYVSGNLLIFYKEGNPKACVSPDVFVVLNRPKGKRSSYKVWQENNQYPDFILEITSRSTVSEDQGIKRGLYAFWGVSEYFQYDPSADYLEPPLQGYQLIDGNYFLLPATTLPNHGLSITSKVLGLELHLEQGELRFYNPVTGEKLLSHAEAEAARQAAQNKAERLTAKLRELGIDPDSV, translated from the coding sequence ATGACAAGCGCAACCTCGCTAAATACTGATATTGACTACCCCGATTCTGATGGGAAGCCAATGGCTGAAAGCGACTACCAATGTCCCTATGTGGCGTATGGCACTGAAATTTTGAACATCTTCTTTGCCGATCAGCCCCAGGTTTACGTCTCCGGCAATCTGCTAATTTTCTACAAAGAGGGCAACCCCAAAGCATGCGTTTCTCCAGATGTATTTGTTGTCCTGAATCGTCCCAAAGGCAAACGCTCATCCTATAAAGTTTGGCAAGAAAACAACCAATATCCCGACTTTATTTTGGAAATTACGTCTCGCTCTACGGTGAGTGAAGATCAGGGCATTAAGCGAGGACTCTACGCCTTCTGGGGTGTGTCTGAATACTTTCAATATGACCCCAGTGCCGACTATCTAGAGCCACCTCTCCAGGGCTACCAACTCATTGATGGGAATTATTTCCTGCTACCTGCAACAACCTTACCCAATCACGGCTTATCAATTACCAGTAAGGTTTTGGGTTTAGAACTCCATTTAGAACAAGGGGAACTTCGTTTTTACAATCCTGTGACGGGTGAAAAACTCCTGAGTCACGCAGAAGCAGAAGCCGCTCGACAAGCCGCACAAAATAAAGCAGAACGGTTAACCGCCAAGTTGCGAGAGCTGGGAATTGATCCCGACTCGGTATAA
- the lepA gene encoding translation elongation factor 4, with the protein MTDVPAERIRNFSIIAHIDHGKSTLADRLLQTTGTVEVRQMKEQFLDNMDLERERGITIKLQAARMNYKAHDGQNYVLNLIDTPGHVDFSYEVSRSLAACEGALLVVDASQGVEAQTLANVYLALEHNLEIIPVLNKIDLPGAEPNRVAGEIEEIIGLDCSGAILASAKEGIGIEDILEAIVQRVPPPRDTVKDPLRALIFDSYYDSYRGVIVYFRVMDGTVKKGDRIRLMASRKEYEIDELGVLSPTQKQVDELHAGEVGYLAAAIKAVADARVGDTITLAPQPAAEPLPGYTEAKPMVFCGMFPIDADQFEDLRDALDKLKLNDAALNFEPETSSAMGFGFRCGFLGLLHMEIVQERLEREYNLDLIITAPSVVYRVTTVKGEVQYIDNPSTLPAPNEREKIEEPYVQVDMITPETYVGTLMELCQNRRGIFKDMKYLTQGRTTLTYELPLAEVVTDFFDQMKSRSRGYASMEYQLIGYRENPLVKLDIMINSDPVDSLAMIVHRDKAYNVGRAMAEKLKELIPRHQFKVPIQAAIGSKVIASEHIPALRKDVLAKCYGGDISRKKKLLQKQAKGKKRMKAVGTVDVPQEAFMAVLRLDQA; encoded by the coding sequence ATGACTGACGTCCCCGCAGAGCGCATTCGTAATTTCTCTATTATTGCTCACATCGACCACGGGAAATCTACCCTTGCCGATCGCTTACTGCAAACCACTGGTACAGTAGAAGTCCGGCAAATGAAAGAGCAGTTTCTCGACAACATGGACTTAGAACGGGAGCGCGGCATTACAATTAAGTTGCAAGCGGCTCGAATGAACTATAAAGCTCACGATGGTCAAAATTATGTCTTAAATCTAATTGACACTCCAGGACACGTTGACTTTTCTTATGAAGTATCTCGGAGTTTAGCCGCGTGTGAAGGTGCGTTGCTTGTAGTAGATGCTTCTCAAGGGGTAGAGGCGCAAACTTTAGCCAATGTTTACCTAGCACTAGAGCATAATCTAGAAATTATCCCTGTTTTAAATAAAATAGACTTACCAGGAGCCGAACCCAACCGTGTTGCTGGGGAAATTGAAGAAATTATTGGGCTTGATTGTAGTGGGGCAATTTTGGCTTCTGCAAAAGAAGGCATTGGTATTGAGGACATTTTAGAGGCAATTGTCCAGCGCGTGCCACCACCAAGAGATACTGTTAAAGATCCTTTACGCGCGTTGATTTTTGATAGCTACTACGACAGTTACCGAGGTGTAATTGTTTATTTCCGCGTGATGGATGGTACGGTCAAAAAAGGCGATCGCATTCGCTTAATGGCATCACGAAAAGAATACGAAATTGACGAATTAGGCGTTCTTTCTCCAACTCAAAAGCAAGTTGACGAACTTCATGCAGGGGAAGTAGGCTATCTTGCCGCAGCAATTAAAGCAGTCGCAGATGCACGGGTAGGCGACACAATTACCTTAGCACCGCAACCAGCGGCAGAACCATTACCAGGTTACACCGAAGCCAAGCCAATGGTGTTCTGTGGGATGTTTCCCATCGATGCCGATCAGTTTGAAGATTTGCGCGATGCGTTAGATAAGCTGAAACTCAACGACGCAGCTTTAAATTTTGAACCGGAAACTTCTAGTGCAATGGGTTTTGGCTTCCGTTGCGGCTTTTTGGGATTACTGCACATGGAAATTGTGCAAGAACGCTTAGAGCGCGAGTATAATCTCGATCTGATTATTACCGCCCCTTCTGTTGTTTACCGCGTCACAACTGTCAAGGGCGAGGTGCAGTATATTGATAACCCTAGTACGTTACCTGCACCCAACGAACGCGAAAAAATTGAAGAACCGTATGTCCAAGTGGACATGATTACACCAGAAACCTATGTCGGGACTTTGATGGAATTGTGTCAAAATCGGCGCGGTATCTTTAAGGATATGAAGTACTTGACACAAGGGCGCACGACATTAACGTACGAGTTACCACTTGCAGAAGTTGTTACCGACTTTTTCGATCAGATGAAGTCGCGATCGCGCGGTTATGCCAGCATGGAGTATCAACTGATCGGCTACCGCGAAAACCCATTAGTCAAACTCGATATCATGATTAACAGCGATCCTGTAGATTCGCTCGCCATGATTGTGCATCGCGATAAAGCCTACAATGTAGGACGAGCAATGGCAGAAAAACTCAAAGAACTGATTCCTCGCCATCAATTTAAAGTTCCGATTCAGGCGGCGATCGGTAGTAAAGTAATTGCCAGCGAACATATCCCAGCTTTGCGTAAAGACGTTTTAGCGAAGTGCTATGGTGGTGACATCAGCCGTAAGAAAAAGCTCCTACAAAAGCAAGCTAAAGGTAAAAAGCGCATGAAAGCTGTCGGCACTGTAGATGTACCACAAGAGGCATTTATGGCAGTGCTACGGTTGGATCAAGCTTAG
- a CDS encoding ATP-binding protein — translation MSVNTNYSQPSSVSNNLGSLDRSFSTSLSALGAELAFIQDVEGRYLSFYWQQAEKEFAQQTAETLEEFFTPVEQKTYQAKLQQVLQSQVPEQCHWLFRCGQKLFYLDVIIAPVFAANTQAKTVLVMGRSRETLQQVETANSSMTTSSEFKKLLTQIARNIRRTLDLDIIWQQAVDSLGKALGATQCTIYSYLPEQGYLRAVAEYVSEPTPSMLGLEVLTAQEPSFRQALTTLQPIVIEKTNQFTRTQQTQLIVATCYQDQPNSLISLLYNNQHEQDCPRQWNVTEIELVGELADQIGTAIAHATLYKELEQARQQAEEASRLKSEFLANTSHEIRTPLNGMIGFLKLILEGMADDPQEQQEFIQEAYRSAIHLLDIINDILDIAKIEAGKMELELGPVKLDELFVAVEDFTRAQAEQKNLSFHIYQPDTSDEIILHGNYQRLKQVLLNLVSNALKFTHEGGITISADIVRKKFTFQNQEFPGIVKVRVADTGIGVSLDKQDKLFQSFSQVDGSRTRQYGGTGLGLTISQKLVEAMGGTVNFYSMGEGLGSTVTFTVPLYQEPVMVSTPAESFEA, via the coding sequence ATGAGTGTTAACACCAATTATTCTCAACCGTCATCTGTGTCCAACAATCTAGGATCGCTCGACAGGAGCTTTTCGACTTCGCTATCAGCACTAGGTGCAGAGTTAGCTTTTATACAAGATGTCGAGGGTCGTTATTTGTCTTTTTATTGGCAACAAGCAGAAAAGGAATTCGCCCAACAAACAGCAGAAACTCTTGAAGAATTTTTTACTCCGGTAGAGCAAAAGACTTATCAAGCTAAACTTCAGCAGGTCTTACAAAGTCAAGTTCCTGAGCAATGCCATTGGTTGTTTCGTTGTGGACAGAAGCTATTTTATTTAGATGTTATCATTGCTCCTGTATTTGCAGCTAATACTCAGGCGAAAACAGTTTTAGTCATGGGGCGATCGCGGGAAACATTACAACAGGTAGAAACTGCGAATTCCTCCATGACGACATCTTCTGAATTCAAAAAACTGTTGACACAAATTGCCCGCAATATTCGTCGGACGCTAGATTTAGATATTATTTGGCAGCAAGCAGTTGATAGCTTAGGCAAAGCCCTGGGAGCAACTCAATGCACTATTTATTCTTATCTACCAGAACAAGGCTACTTACGTGCAGTTGCAGAATACGTTTCTGAACCAACTCCTTCAATGTTGGGATTAGAGGTTCTGACCGCGCAAGAACCAAGTTTTCGGCAAGCACTGACAACCTTACAACCCATCGTTATTGAGAAGACGAATCAGTTTACCCGCACTCAACAGACACAATTAATTGTTGCTACCTGTTATCAAGATCAACCGAATAGCTTAATTAGCTTACTGTACAACAATCAGCACGAGCAAGATTGTCCGCGACAGTGGAACGTCACTGAAATAGAACTTGTCGGAGAATTAGCAGATCAAATCGGCACAGCGATCGCTCATGCTACTCTCTACAAAGAACTCGAACAAGCAAGACAGCAAGCCGAAGAAGCTTCCCGCCTTAAAAGCGAGTTTCTGGCTAATACCTCTCACGAGATCCGCACGCCTCTCAACGGCATGATCGGCTTTTTAAAGCTAATTCTAGAGGGGATGGCAGACGATCCTCAAGAGCAGCAAGAATTTATCCAAGAGGCATATCGTTCGGCAATTCATTTACTCGATATCATCAACGATATCTTGGATATTGCCAAAATTGAAGCAGGTAAAATGGAGCTAGAATTAGGACCTGTCAAGCTTGATGAACTCTTTGTTGCTGTAGAAGATTTTACCAGAGCGCAAGCTGAACAGAAAAACTTGAGCTTCCATATTTATCAGCCCGACACCTCAGATGAAATTATCTTGCACGGTAATTATCAACGATTGAAGCAAGTGCTACTCAACTTAGTTAGCAACGCACTGAAATTTACCCACGAAGGCGGAATTACAATTAGTGCTGATATTGTCCGCAAAAAGTTTACTTTTCAAAATCAGGAATTTCCAGGAATAGTGAAAGTCCGCGTTGCTGATACAGGAATTGGTGTTTCACTAGACAAGCAAGACAAACTCTTCCAATCTTTTAGCCAAGTCGATGGTTCGCGCACAAGACAGTATGGTGGTACTGGTTTGGGACTAACGATTTCTCAGAAGCTAGTAGAAGCAATGGGAGGGACAGTCAACTTTTACAGTATGGGTGAAGGACTCGGTTCTACAGTGACATTCACTGTACCGCTGTATCAAGAACCAGTCATGGTATCGACGCCAGCAGAATCTTTTGAGGCGTAG